A region from the Rosa rugosa chromosome 6, drRosRugo1.1, whole genome shotgun sequence genome encodes:
- the LOC133716905 gene encoding F-box protein At2g17036-like yields MEWVVKVRDVEPENRCLLLHPLSTSLPLEPNSESFPDELNVLEFQVLELARCYSLRKSNSNEAEHKVVVSSDPHWHAPMVMAEAKLYYWDFSTASVEIQECTLVRDILFEHHEFEDVIFHKSKFYVVAKNGTTVSIDSSLKMTQVAYPTTCSCSKKLVESLGDLLLVVKCARTLRWRCPHNPTHHGCKVYKLNEPEKQWVEMKSLNKNRSLFVGDYTSFSASTLDIPRCLGNHIFFSSDPYLGFHRSKIKLFVRLLMDAEVVVVEVIVNEHDEVGRGSQGASTGGRLPSPSTLSLYA; encoded by the coding sequence ATGGAATGGGTTGTTAAAGTCCGAGACGTTGAACCCGAAAATCGTTGTCTTTTGTTACATCCACTTTCCACCTCGTTGCCTTTAGAGCCGAATTCAGAGTCGTTTCCAGATGAATTAAACGTCTTGGAATTTCAGGTATTGGAATTAGCAAGATGTTATAGTCTGCGTAAATCCAATTCCAATGAGGCAGAACACAAGGTGGTCGTATCCTCGGATCCTCATTGGCATGCGCCCATGGTGATGGCTGAGGCAAAACTATACTACTGGGATTTCAGTACCGCTAGTGTTGAGATTCAAGAGTGCACCTTAGTACGGGATATACTCTTTGAACACCACGAATTCGAAGATGTTATTTTTCATAAGAGCAAGTTCTATGTTGTTGCCAAGAATGGTACTACTGTATCCATTGATTCATCCTTGAAGATGACACAGGTCGCGTATCCAACAACTTGTTCTTGCAGTAAGAAATTGGTGGAGTCATTGGGGGATCTACTTTTAGTTGTGAAATGTGCGAGGACTTTGAGGTGGAGATGTCCTCATAATCCAACTCATCATGGATGCAAGGTTTACAAGTTGAACGAACCTGAGAAGCAATGGGTTGAAATGAAAAGCTTGAATAAAAATCGAAGTTTGTTTGTGGGTGACTACACCAGCTTCTCTGCTTCTACTCTAGATATTCCCAGATGCTTGGGGAATCACATTTTTTTCTCATCAGATCCATACTTAGGGTTTCATCGATCCAAGATCAAGTTGTTCGTGAGGCTTCTCATGGATGCGGAGGTGGTAGTGGTGGAGGTGATAGTCAACGAACACGATGAGGTAGGCCGGGGATCTCAGGGAGCATCTACAGGTGGCAGACTTCCTTCTCCCTCCACATTATCTCTTTATGCATAA
- the LOC133716904 gene encoding DNA topoisomerase 1 beta-like — protein MSFHGYDPGDRNIALVGISPKAPRSKCAAEKKEAVLKFVMSLIVQEKLQETDREIENKWAYVDGKKMEVSCYRIEPPRLFIGRGKHPKNGMLKRRINPSDVIINIVSPIWKKVVRDPHLKWLTYWKDSISGRRKYMNLKYCSSMFDISKFNTARELKINQAKIKQQYTVDFTSPNLVDKQCAIVTYLIDTLALRPGHVKDEQITAPTVGCCTLMVKNFRFTGKTSVDYENEVEVENLVFNCIKEFQLGE, from the exons ATGTCGTTTCATGGCTACGATCCCGGGGATCGTAACATAGCTCTGGTGGGTATTTCACCCAAGGCTCCAAGGTCGAAGTGTGCAGCAGAGAAAAAGGAAG CTGTTCTTAAATTTGTTATGTCATTGATTGTTCAAGAGAAGTTGCAAGAAACGGATAgagaaatagaaaataaatgGGCATATGTGGATGGTAAAAAGATGGAG GTGTCATGCTATCGAATTGAACCACCTAGACTATTTATAGGCCGTGGGAAGCACCCAAAG AATGGAATGTTAAAAAGACGAATCAACCCAAGTGATGTTATCATCAACATTGTATCTCCAAT TTGGAAGAAAGTTGTACGCGATCCTCATCTTAAATGGCTCACATATTGGAAAGATTCAATTTCCGGGAGAAGAAAGTACATGAACTTGAAATATTGCAGCAGTATGTTTGACATTTCAAAATTTAACACCGCGAGGGAACTAAAG ATCAATCAAGCAAAGATCAAGCAACAATACACAGTGGATTTCACAAGTCCAAATCTTGTGGATAAGCAATGTGCAATTGTTACATATCTTATTGATACATTAGCTTTAAGACCTGGACATGTTAAG GACGAACAAATTACTGCACCTACTGTTGGATGTTGCACGTTAATGGTGAAAAAC TTTCGCTTTACTGGGAAAACATCAGTCGACTACGAGAATGAGGTTGAAGTTGAAAACCTTGTATTTAATTGCATTAAAGAATTCCAGCTTGGTGAGTAG
- the LOC133714939 gene encoding clathrin heavy chain 1 produces MAAANAPITMKEALTLPSVGINPQFITFTHVTMESDKYICVRETAPQNSIVIIDMSMPNQPLRRPITADSALMNPNSKILALKAQVQGTTQDHLQIFNIEMKAKLKSHLMPEQIVFWKWITPKMLGLVTQTTVYHWSIEGESEPVKVFERTANLANNQIINYRCDPSEKWLVLIGIAPGAPERPQLVKGNLQLFSVDQQRSQALEAHAASFAQYKVPGNENPSILISFATKTLNAGQITSKLHVIELGAQPGKPSFTKKQADLFFPPDFADDFPVAMQMSHKYSLIYVITKLGLLFVYDLETASAVYRNRISPDPIFLTTEASSMGGFYAVNRRGQVLLATINEQTIVPFVSGQLNNLELAVNLAKRGNLPGAENLVVQRFQELFAQTKYKEAAELAAESPQGILRTPDTVAKFQSVPVQAGQTPPLLQYFGTLLTRGKLNAFESLELSRLVVNQNKKNLLENWLAEDKLECSEELGDLVKTVDNDLALKIYIKARATPKVVAAFAERREFDKILIYSKQVGYTPDYLFLLQTILRADPQGAVNFALMMSQMEGGCPVDYNTITDLFLQRNLIREATAFLLDVLKPNLPEHAFLQTKVLEINLVTFPNVADAILANGMFSHYDRPRIAQLCEKAGLYVRALQHYSELPDIKRVIVNTHAIEPQSLVEFFGTLSKEWALECMKDLLLVNLRGNLQIIVQVAKEYSDQLGTDQCMKLFEQFKSYEGLYFFLGSFLSSSEDPEIHFKYIEAAAKTGQIKEVERVTRESNFYDAEKTKNFLMEAKLPDARPLINVCDRFGFVPDLTHYLYTNNMLRYIEGYVQKVNPSNAPLVVGQLLDDECPEDFIKGLILSVRSLLPVEPLVEECEKRNRLRLLTQFLEHLVSEGSQDVHVHNALGKIIIDSGNNPEHFLTTNPYYDSRVVGKYCEKRDPTLAVVAYRRGQCDDELINVTNKNSLFKLQARYVVERMDEDLWAKVLDPENEFRRQLIDQVVSTALPESKSPEQVSAAVKAFMTADLPHELIELLEKIVLQNSAFSGNFNLQNLLILTAIKADPSRVMDYINRLDNFDGPAVGEVAVEAQLYEEAFAIFKKFNLNVQAVNVLLDNIRSIDRAVEFAFRVEEDAVWSQVGKAQLREGLVSDAIESFIRADDATQFLDVIRASEDADVYHDLVRYLLMVRQKTKEPKVDSELIYAYAKIDRLADIEEFILMPNVANLQNVGDRLYDETLYEAAKIIYAFISNWAKLAVTLVKLKQFQGAVDAARKANSAKTWKEVCFACVDAEEFRLAQICGLNIIIQVDDLEEVSEFYQNRGCFNELISLMESGLGLERAHMGIFTELGVLYARYRPEKLMEHIKLFSTRLNIPKLIRACDEQQHWKELTYLYIQYDEFDNAATTIMNHSPEAWDHMQFKDVAVKVANVELYYKAVHFYLQEHPDLINDILNVLALRVDHTRVVDIMRKAGHLLLVKPYMVAVQSNNVSAVNEALNEIYVEEEDYERLRESIDLHDSFDQIGLAQKIEKHELLEMRRVAAYIYKKAGRWKQSIALSKKDKLYKDAMETASQSGDRELAEELLVYFIEQGKKECFASCLFVCYDLIRPDTALELAWMNNMIDFAFPYLLQFIREYTGKVDELVKDRIEAQKEVKEKEKEEKEVIAQQNMYAQLLPLALPAPPMPGMGGGYGPPPPMGGMGMPPMPPYGMPPMGSSY; encoded by the exons ATGGCGGCGGCTAACGCTCCGATCACCATGAAGGAGGCCTTAACG CTTCCGAGCGTTGGGATTAATCCGCAATTCATAACGTTTACACATGTTACTATGGAGTCCGATAAGTACATATGTGTTCGGGAAACAGCGCCGCAGAATAGTATTGTGATTATTGATATGAGTATGCCGAATCAGCCTTTGAGGAGGCCTATCACCGCCGACTCTGCACTTATGAATCCAAACTCCAAAATCCTTGCTTTGAAAG CTCAAGTCCAGGGAACTACTCAGGACCACCTTCAAATTTTTAACATTGAGATGAAAGCAAAACTGAAATCACACCTTATGCCTGAGCAG ATTGTCTTTTGGAAATGGATAACCCCAAAGATGTTGGGTCTTGTCACACAGACTACAGTATATCATTGGTCAATTGAAG GTGAGTCTGAACCAGTAAAGGTATTTGAGCGAACAGCTAATCTGGCAAACAATCAGATCATAAATTACCGTTGTGATCCTTCTGAGAAGTGGTTGGTTCTGATTGGAATTGCTCCTGGTGCTCCTGAG aGGCCACAATTGGTTAAAGGGAACTTGCAACTCTTCTCGGTGGATCAGCAGCGCAGTCAAGCTCTTGAAGCGCATGCCGCATCCTTTGCCCAGTACAAG GTTCCAGGGAATGAGAATCCTTCCATTCTGATTTCCTTTGCCACTAAGACACTCAATGCTGGACAGATTACATCCAAGTTACATGTTATTGAGCTTGGTGCCCAGCCAG GGAAGCCATCTTTTACAAAGAAACAAGCAGATCTTTTCTTTCCTCCAGATTTTGCAGATGATTTCCCAGTTGCCATGCAG ATGTCTCACAAGTACAGTTTGATTTATGTAATTACAAAGCTGGGGCTTCTATTTGTATACGACTTAGAGACAGCTAGTGCAGTTTACAGAAATAGAATTAGTCCAGATCCAATTTTCTTGACGACAGAAGCTTCATCAATGGGAGGGTTTTATGCTGTTAATAGGCGGGGCCAGGTGTTGTTGGCTACCATTAATGAGCAAACAATTGTGCCTTTTGTCAGTGGTCAG TTAAACAATTTGGAGCTTGCCGTCAATCTGGCAAAAAGAGGAAATCTTCCTGGTGCTGAGAATCTG GTTGTCCAGCGTTTCCAAGAACTGTTTGCCCAAACCAAGTACAAAGAAGCTGCCGAACTGGCTGCTGAGTCCCCACAAGGAATTCTTCGTACACCGGATACAGTTGCTAAATTTCAG AGTGTTCCTGTCCAAGCTGGGCAAACACCCCCTTTGTTGCAATACTTTGGGACACTCTTAACGAGAGGGAAGCTCAATGCCTTTGAGTCATTGGAATTGTCACGTCTTGTTGTGAACCAGAACAAGAAGAATCTTTTGGAAAACTGGTTGGCAGAGGACAAACTGGAATGCAGTGAGGAACTAGGAGATCTTGTGAAG ACTGTGGATAATGATCTGGCTTTGAAAATATACATTAAAGCCAGAGCAACTCCAAAAGTTGTTGCAGCTTttgctgagcgaagggagtttgaTAAAATCCTGATCTACTCAAAGCAG GTTGGCTACACACCTGACTATCTGTTCCTTTTGCAAACAATTCTCCGAGCAGACCCGCAG GGTGCTGTTAATTTTGCATTGATGATGTCCCAAATGGAGGGTGGTTGTCCTGTTGATTACAACACCATTACAGATCTCTTTCTTCAG AGGAATCTGATTCGTGAGGCAACCGCTTTTCTACTGGATGTTTTGAAGCCAAATCTCCCTGAACACGCCTTCCTGCAGACAAAG GTCCTCGAGATTAACTTGGTTACTTTTCCAAATGTGGCTGATGCCATTTTAGCCAATGGTATGTTCAGTCATTATGATCGTCCTCGAATTGCCCAGTTATGTGAAAAAGCTGGTCTTTATGTGCGAGCTTTGCAA CACTACTCCGAGTTGCCTGATATTAAACGTGTCATAGTGAATACACATGCAATAGAGCCGCAGTCACTAGTAGAGTTTTTTGGTACCTTGTCAAAGGAATGGGCATTGGAGTGTATGAAGGATCTCTTGCTGGTCAATTTGAGAGGCAACCTTCAGATAATTGTGCAG GTTGCTAAGGAGTACTCTGATCAGTTGGGTACTGATCAATGCATGAAGCTGTTTGAGCAGTTCAAGTCATATGAAGGATTGTACTTCTTCCTCGGATCATTTTTGAGTTCAAG TGAGGATCCTGAAATCCACTTCAAGTACATTGAGGCAGCTGCCAAAACTGGACAAATTAAAGAGGTCGAGAGAGTTACTAGAGAATCAAATTTCTATGATGCAGAGAAAACAAAGAACTTTTTAATGGAAGCTAAGCTCCCTGATGCACGACCCCTTATCAATGTTTGCGACCGTTTTGGTTTTGTTCCAGATCTCACCCACTACTTGTACACAAACAATATGCTCCGTTACATTGAGGGTTACGTTCAAAAG GTGAATCCTTCAAATGCTCCTTTAGTTGTGGGACAGTTGCTAGATGACGAGTGCCCTGAAGATTTTATCAAAGGCTTGATCCTTTCTGTACGTTCATTGCTTCCAGTGGAGCCCCTTGTGGAGGAATGTGAGAAGAG GAATCGACTTCGTTTACTCACTCAGTTCTTGGAGCATCTTGTGAGTGAGGGAAGCCAGGATGTGCACGTCCACAATGCGTTGGGTAAAATCATCATTGATAGTGGAAACAATCCTGAACACTTCCTTACCACAAACCCATATTATGATTCTCGTGTTGTGGGTAAATATTGTGAGAAACGTGATCCTACTCTGGCTGTTGTTGCTTATCGACGTGGACAATGCGATGATGAGCTTATCAATGTTACAAATAAAAACTCTTTGTTTAAATTACAAGCAAG ATATGTCGTTGAGAGGATGGATGAGGATCTTTGGGCTAAAGTTCTTGACCCTGAGAATGAATTTAGAAGACAACTTATTGATCAAGTGGTTTCTACTGCCTTGCCCGAAAGCAAGAGCCCAGAACAAGTTTCTGCGGCTGTTAAGGCTTTCATGACTGCTGATTTGCCCCATGAATTaattgagcttcttgaaaagatTGTGCTTCAAAACTCTGCCTTCAGTGGGAACTTTAATCTGCAAAATCTGCTCATTTTGACAGCCATCAAGGCAGATCCGTCTAGAGTTATGGATTATATTAATAGGCTAGACAATTTCGATGGACCTGCAGTTGGGGAAGTAGCTGTGGAAGCCCAACTGTATGAGGAAGCATTTGCAATTTTCAAGAAGTTCAACTTGAATGTCCAAGCTGTCAATGTCTTGCTGGATAATATCCGAAGCATTGATAGGGCTGTAGAATTTGCATTCCGTGTTGAAGAGGATGCTGTTTGGAGTCAGGTTGGAAAGGCTCAACTCCGGGAGGGACTTGTGAGTGATGCGATTGAGTCATTTATTCGGGCGGATGATGCCACACAATTCTTGGATGTTATTCGAGCTTCTGAAGATGCAGATGTTTACCATGACTTGGTGAGATACCTTCTGATGGTTAGGCAGAAGACAAAAGAGCCGAAGGTGGACAGTGAGCTCATTTATGCATATGCCAAGATTGATAGGCTGGCTGACATTGAAGAGTTCATTCTTATGCCAAATGTTGCCAATCTTCAAAATGTTGGTGATCGCCTATATGATGAGACCCTCTATGAGGCTGCAAAAATAATTTATGCTTTTATATCCAACTGGGCCAAGTTGGCTGTCACACTTGTCAAGCTCAAACAATTCCAAGGTGCTGTTGATGCAGCACGAAAAGCCAATAGTGCGAAGACATGGAAGGAAGTTTGCTTTGCTTGTGTTGATGCTGAGGAGTTCCGCTTAGCTCAAATATGTGGTCTCAACATCATTATACAG GTGGATGATTTGGAGGAGGTCAGTGAATTCTACCAGAATAGAGGATGCTTCAATGAGCTAATTTCTCTAATGGAAAGTGGTCTTGGCTTAGAACGTGCACACATGGGAATCTTTACTGAATTGGGGGTTCTGTATGCTAGATACCGTCCTGAGAAACTTATGGAGCACATCAAACTGTTCTCAACTCGTTTAAATATTCCCAAGCTCATTCGAGCTTGTGATGAGCAGCAGCATTGGAAGGAGCTAACCTATTTATATATTCAATATGATGAGTTTGATAATGCTGCAACAACCATCATGAATCATTCCCCTGAAGCCTGGGATCACATGCAGTTCAAAGATGTGGCAGTTAAAGTTGCAAATGTGGAGCTATATTATAAGGCTGTGCACTTTTACTTGCAAGAGCATCCAGATCTCATTAATGATATTCTAAATGTGCTTGCTCTCCGTGTAGATCATACACGTGTGGTGGACATTATGCGAAAG GCTGGGCACCTACTCCTTGTGAAGCCATACATGGTTGCTGTTCAGAGCAACAATGTCTCAGCTGTGAATGAGGCTTTGAATGAGATATATGTTGAAGAGGAAGACTATGAAAGATTGCGTGAATCAATTGATTTACATGACAGCTTTGATCAAATAGGTCTTGCTCAGAAG ATTGAAAAACACGAGCTTCTGGAAATGAGGCGCGTTGCTGCTTATATTTACAAGAAAGCTGGAAGGTGGAAGCAGTCCATTGCATTATCAAAGAAAGACAAACTTTACAAAGATGCCATGGAGACAGCCTCACAGTCTGGTGACCGTGAACTTGCGGAGGAATTGCTAGTTTACTTCATTGAACAG GGAAAGAAAGAATGCTTTGCGTCATGCCTCTTTGTCTGTTACGATTTGATTAGGCCGGATACTGCCCTTGAACTTGCTTGGATGAACAACATGATAGACTTTGCCTTCCCATATCTGTTACAG TTCATCCGTGAATACACTGGTAAAGTCGATGAATTGGTGAAGGACAGAATTGAAGCCCAGAAAGAGgtcaaggagaaggagaaggaagagaaagaagTTATAGCACAGCAG AACATGTATGCACAGTTGTTGCCTCTTGCTTTGCCTGCTCCACCAATGCCTGGTATGGGAGGAGGGTATGGTCCTCCGCCTCCAATGGGAGGAATGGGGATGCCTCCGATGCCGCCTTATGGCATGCCACCAATGGGCAGTAGCTACTGA